One window from the genome of Cryptomeria japonica chromosome 6, Sugi_1.0, whole genome shotgun sequence encodes:
- the LOC131051019 gene encoding uncharacterized protein LOC131051019 isoform X2: MAELESSLLSEQGESRECDGDVNNHHEVCVPMIAECISDRALVGHNCVSPGECGLEDGGYTSENLIHVCSGGKIFENSEAKSAVLGLKSGCPKELLDARIQLDPKGVVSMDLIEKMEQGVDLESGKEISGANGCDNSFWGSAKRLFRRALDSFVPGDLSQSFNGSTKTVGSTFRLCKSASDLRKSGIAYLSQKSECDNGGNPRNTEVLSSGKLRNGNVNNIKANSKKPPRPPRPPKPAKTTVDPSKERLVKAILRRARLERMITLKKKQIARSKSSNSSVWALAFTLCFCVIMILQGMFSQGNDSAQISPEAAVQTSAYSEHNGDDRAIMGEAWYPMMHEFCLPKPFALLKMMCFTNLSIPSQK, from the exons ATGGCTGAGTTGGAAAGTTCTCTTCTTTCAGAGCAAGGAGAATCTAGGGAATGTGATGGCGATGTGAATAATCATCACGAAGTTTGTGTGCCAATGATTGCAGAATGTATATCAGATCGGGCACTCGTGGGGCATAACTGTGTCAGCCCAGGTGAATGTGGGTTGGAAGATGGTGGATACACATCAGAGAACTTGATTCATGTTTGTTCTGGtgggaagatttttgagaattcaGAAGCTAAAAGTGCTGTCTTGGGCTTGAAGTCTGGGTGCCCAAAAGAGTTACTGGATGCAAGGATCCAGCTAGATCCTAAAGGAGTTGTGTCCATGGATCTGATTGAAAAAATGGAACAGGGAGTAGATCTAGAAAGTGGTAAGGAAATAAGCGGTGCCAATGGGTGTGATAACTCTTTTTGGGGTTCTGCAAAGAGGCTATTTCGGAGGGCCTTGGACAGTTTCGTTCCAGGGGATTTGAGTCAAAGTTTTAATGGTTCAACCAAAACTGTTGGTTCCACTTTCAGATTGTGTAAGTCTGCAAGCGATCTTCGTAAATCTGGGATTGCGTATCTTTCACAGAAATCAGAATGTGACAACGGTGGAAACCCTAGAAATACAGAGGTGCTAAGTTCTGGGAAGTTAAGGAACGGAAATGTCAACAACATTAAAGCCAATAGCAAAAAGCCTCCCAGGCCTCCTAGGCCTCCAAAACCAGCAAAGACAACCGTAGATCCTTCAAAGGAGAGGCTTGTGAAAGCTATTTTAAGGAGGGCCAGATTGGAAAGAATGATAACTCTGAAGAAGAAGCAAATTGCAAGGTCTAAATCTTCCAATTCAAGTGTGTGGGCTCTTGCTTTCACTCTATGCTTCTGTGTTATAATGATCTTGCAAG GTATGTTTTCACAAGGGAATGATAGTGCTCAGATCTCACCAGAGGCTGCAGTACAAACAAGTGCATACTCTGAACACAATGGTGATGATCGTGCTATAATGGGCGAAGCATGGTATCCGAT GATGCATGAGTTCTGTCTCCCAAAACCATTTGCGCTTTTGAAGATGATGTGTTTTACAAATTTAAGCATCCCTTCTCAGAAATGA
- the LOC131051019 gene encoding uncharacterized protein LOC131051019 isoform X1 produces MAELESSLLSEQGESRECDGDVNNHHEVCVPMIAECISDRALVGHNCVSPGECGLEDGGYTSENLIHVCSGGKIFENSEAKSAVLGLKSGCPKELLDARIQLDPKGVVSMDLIEKMEQGVDLESGKEISGANGCDNSFWGSAKRLFRRALDSFVPGDLSQSFNGSTKTVGSTFRLCKSASDLRKSGIAYLSQKSECDNGGNPRNTEVLSSGKLRNGNVNNIKANSKKPPRPPRPPKPAKTTVDPSKERLVKAILRRARLERMITLKKKQIARSKSSNSSVWALAFTLCFCVIMILQGMFSQGNDSAQISPEAAVQTSAYSEHNGDDRAIMGEAWYPIEPDEPSASLHLFRSGMDKARYMQTDPKS; encoded by the exons ATGGCTGAGTTGGAAAGTTCTCTTCTTTCAGAGCAAGGAGAATCTAGGGAATGTGATGGCGATGTGAATAATCATCACGAAGTTTGTGTGCCAATGATTGCAGAATGTATATCAGATCGGGCACTCGTGGGGCATAACTGTGTCAGCCCAGGTGAATGTGGGTTGGAAGATGGTGGATACACATCAGAGAACTTGATTCATGTTTGTTCTGGtgggaagatttttgagaattcaGAAGCTAAAAGTGCTGTCTTGGGCTTGAAGTCTGGGTGCCCAAAAGAGTTACTGGATGCAAGGATCCAGCTAGATCCTAAAGGAGTTGTGTCCATGGATCTGATTGAAAAAATGGAACAGGGAGTAGATCTAGAAAGTGGTAAGGAAATAAGCGGTGCCAATGGGTGTGATAACTCTTTTTGGGGTTCTGCAAAGAGGCTATTTCGGAGGGCCTTGGACAGTTTCGTTCCAGGGGATTTGAGTCAAAGTTTTAATGGTTCAACCAAAACTGTTGGTTCCACTTTCAGATTGTGTAAGTCTGCAAGCGATCTTCGTAAATCTGGGATTGCGTATCTTTCACAGAAATCAGAATGTGACAACGGTGGAAACCCTAGAAATACAGAGGTGCTAAGTTCTGGGAAGTTAAGGAACGGAAATGTCAACAACATTAAAGCCAATAGCAAAAAGCCTCCCAGGCCTCCTAGGCCTCCAAAACCAGCAAAGACAACCGTAGATCCTTCAAAGGAGAGGCTTGTGAAAGCTATTTTAAGGAGGGCCAGATTGGAAAGAATGATAACTCTGAAGAAGAAGCAAATTGCAAGGTCTAAATCTTCCAATTCAAGTGTGTGGGCTCTTGCTTTCACTCTATGCTTCTGTGTTATAATGATCTTGCAAG GTATGTTTTCACAAGGGAATGATAGTGCTCAGATCTCACCAGAGGCTGCAGTACAAACAAGTGCATACTCTGAACACAATGGTGATGATCGTGCTATAATGGGCGAAGCATGGTATCCGAT AGAACCAGACGAACCTTCTGCTTCTTTACATCTTTTTAGGAGTGGAATGGATAAAGCCAGATATATGCAAACAGATCCAAAGTCATGA